From Micromonospora sp. NBC_01699, a single genomic window includes:
- the zwf gene encoding glucose-6-phosphate dehydrogenase translates to MGPGLSNEGDTVNPLRDPQDRRLPRIPEPCAMVIFGVTGDLAQKKLIPAVYDLANRGLLPPGFVVLGFARRDWGDGDFESLAYQAARKGARTPWRDEVWSRLAGNIKFVGGSFDDDEAFDSLAETLDELRSTHGIAGNAAFYFSIPPAAFPVVLKQLARTGMADNAKSGGWRRVVVEKPFGSDLPSAKSLNDLVDDVFTREDVFRIDHYLGKETVQNIMALRFANNLFEPLWNSKYVDSVQITMAEDVGIGSRAGFYDAAGAARDVLQNHLLQLLALVAMEEPTSFDAAEIRAEKLKVLRAITVPKDVSTGTVRGQYLPGWVAGQRAVGYLEEKDIPPDSTTESYVAVRLGIQNRRWAEVPFYIRAGKRLPRRVTEVAIIFKRAPHLPFNATDMEMLGNNQLVVRVQPDEGVVLKFGAKVPGTTMEVRDIAMDFQYGEAFTESSPEAYERLVLDVLIGDRTLFPDAAEVEQSWQVIDPLEAAWRGTRPEPYRAGEWGPRAADEMLEREGRAWRRA, encoded by the coding sequence ATGGGTCCGGGGTTGAGCAATGAGGGGGACACCGTGAATCCGCTGCGCGATCCGCAGGACCGGCGGCTGCCGCGGATCCCGGAACCGTGCGCCATGGTGATCTTCGGCGTGACGGGTGACCTGGCCCAGAAGAAGCTGATTCCGGCCGTGTACGACCTGGCCAACCGGGGGCTGCTGCCGCCGGGCTTCGTGGTGCTCGGCTTCGCCCGCCGGGACTGGGGGGACGGCGACTTCGAGTCGCTGGCCTACCAGGCCGCCCGCAAGGGTGCCCGTACGCCCTGGCGGGACGAGGTCTGGTCCCGGCTCGCCGGCAACATCAAGTTCGTCGGCGGCTCGTTCGACGACGACGAGGCGTTCGACTCCCTCGCCGAGACCCTGGACGAACTGCGCAGTACCCACGGGATCGCCGGCAACGCGGCGTTCTACTTCTCCATCCCACCCGCCGCCTTTCCGGTGGTGCTCAAGCAGCTCGCCCGGACCGGAATGGCCGACAACGCCAAGTCCGGCGGCTGGCGGCGGGTGGTGGTGGAGAAGCCGTTCGGCTCCGACCTGCCGTCGGCGAAGTCGCTCAACGACCTCGTCGACGACGTCTTCACCCGTGAGGACGTGTTCCGCATCGACCACTACCTGGGCAAGGAAACCGTCCAGAACATCATGGCGCTGCGGTTCGCGAACAACCTGTTCGAACCGCTGTGGAACTCCAAGTACGTCGACTCGGTCCAGATCACCATGGCCGAGGACGTCGGCATCGGCTCCCGCGCCGGCTTCTACGACGCGGCCGGCGCCGCCCGTGACGTACTCCAGAACCACCTGTTGCAGTTGCTCGCCCTGGTGGCGATGGAGGAACCGACCAGCTTCGACGCCGCCGAGATCCGGGCCGAGAAGCTCAAGGTGCTGCGCGCGATCACCGTCCCCAAGGACGTCTCCACCGGCACCGTACGCGGGCAGTACCTGCCCGGTTGGGTGGCCGGCCAGCGCGCGGTCGGCTACCTGGAGGAGAAGGACATCCCACCGGACTCGACCACCGAGTCGTACGTCGCGGTGCGGCTGGGTATCCAGAACCGGCGCTGGGCCGAGGTGCCGTTCTACATCCGGGCCGGCAAGCGGCTGCCCCGCCGGGTCACCGAGGTGGCCATCATCTTCAAGCGGGCACCGCACCTGCCGTTCAACGCCACCGACATGGAGATGCTCGGCAACAACCAGCTCGTCGTACGGGTCCAGCCGGACGAGGGCGTGGTGCTGAAGTTCGGCGCCAAGGTGCCCGGCACCACGATGGAGGTTCGCGACATCGCGATGGACTTCCAGTACGGCGAGGCGTTCACCGAGTCCAGCCCGGAGGCGTACGAGCGACTGGTGCTCGACGTGCTCATCGGGGACCGGACGCTCTTCCCGGACGCGGCCGAGGTGGAGCAGAGCTGGCAGGTCATCGACCCGCTCGAAGCCGCCTGGCGGGGCACCCGGCCGGAGCCGTACCGGGCCGGCGAGTGGGGGCCCAGGGCGGCCGACGAGATGCTGGAACGAGAGGGCCGGGCATGGCGGCGGGCGTGA
- a CDS encoding RNA polymerase-binding protein RbpA, which translates to MSSAIRGTRVGAGPARPTGRTEPAPRRPVTYWCANAHMVEILLAAEVDPPETWDCPHCGQPAGQDVHNPPGRLRAEPHKSHLAYVKERRSDADGAALLDEALAALRRRRGEH; encoded by the coding sequence GTGAGCAGCGCTATCCGTGGCACCAGGGTCGGCGCCGGTCCGGCCCGCCCGACCGGCCGGACCGAGCCGGCCCCCCGCCGCCCGGTCACCTACTGGTGCGCCAACGCGCACATGGTGGAGATCCTGCTGGCCGCCGAGGTGGACCCGCCGGAGACCTGGGACTGCCCGCACTGCGGCCAGCCCGCCGGGCAGGACGTGCACAACCCGCCGGGTCGGCTCCGGGCCGAGCCGCACAAGTCCCACCTGGCATACGTGAAGGAACGGCGCAGCGACGCCGACGGTGCCGCCCTGCTCGACGAGGCGCTCGCCGCGCTGCGTCGCCGTCGTGGCGAGCACTGA
- the pgl gene encoding 6-phosphogluconolactonase encodes MSETAVEVHADPAVLAQVVAARLVVKLIDAQADRGAAGVVLTGGRIAAAVFLAVRDLPARDAVDWSRVDVWWGDERFLPSGHPERNETQARAALLDTLPLDPHRVHPMPPSDGPDGPDPEAAAARYAETLAAAARPGTASLPHFDVLMLGVGEDGHVASVFPEHPVGYETRPVSAVRGSPKPPPIRITLTLPAINTAEEVWLVAGGADKARAVGMALAGAGPLQLPAAGVHGVERTRWLLDRAAATEVKPTFRSLR; translated from the coding sequence GTGAGCGAAACCGCTGTGGAGGTGCACGCCGACCCGGCCGTACTCGCCCAGGTGGTGGCGGCCCGGTTGGTGGTCAAGCTGATCGACGCGCAGGCCGACCGGGGTGCGGCCGGGGTGGTGCTGACCGGGGGACGGATCGCCGCGGCGGTCTTCCTCGCGGTGCGGGACCTGCCGGCCCGGGACGCGGTCGACTGGTCCCGGGTCGACGTCTGGTGGGGCGACGAACGCTTCCTGCCGTCCGGTCACCCGGAACGCAACGAGACCCAGGCGCGGGCGGCGCTGCTCGACACGCTGCCGCTGGACCCGCACCGGGTGCACCCGATGCCACCGTCGGACGGCCCGGACGGGCCCGACCCGGAGGCGGCGGCGGCCCGGTACGCCGAGACCCTGGCCGCCGCGGCCAGGCCCGGTACGGCCTCGCTGCCCCACTTCGACGTGCTGATGCTCGGCGTGGGTGAGGACGGTCACGTCGCCTCGGTCTTCCCGGAGCATCCGGTGGGTTACGAGACCCGTCCGGTCAGCGCGGTCCGGGGCAGCCCGAAACCGCCGCCGATCCGGATCACGCTCACCCTGCCGGCGATCAACACGGCCGAGGAGGTCTGGCTGGTGGCGGGCGGGGCCGACAAGGCACGGGCGGTCGGCATGGCGCTGGCCGGCGCCGGACCGCTCCAGTTGCCGGCGGCCGGCGTACACGGAGTGGAGCGCACCCGGTGGCTGTTGGACCGGGCGGCGGCGACCGAGGTCAAGCCGACCTTCCGCAGCCTGCGCTGA
- a CDS encoding glucose-6-phosphate isomerase, with the protein MTQDLGSAEAAAGLTVHGAEAIDASAPGSTRAALIADDAPRRLAAKDATLWGPDAQAEATKRLGWVDTHQRSRELLPQLAELKAELADLDHVVLAGMGGSSLAPEVIARTLGRPLTVLDTTDPGQVRAALGDRLLTTVVVVASKSGSTVETDSHRRAYWQAFLDAGLTEAEAGRHFVIVTDPGSPLADTAAQMGAFVVLADPNVGGRYSALTAFGLVPSALAGVEVVELLDQAEELAGSLAGDKDNPGLALGAALGTAATGGRDKVSLISDGTGIEGLGDWAEQLIAESTGKGGVGILPVVVESPQAAGATGADVLTVTYGGALAPGASPGAGINPQLAVNGPLGAHFLAWEYATALAGVVLGIDPFDQPNVTESKENTNRLLAAGLPDEAPSFTTGAIEVYAPAGTPGDLPGVLRGLLDGLGPDGYLAVMAYLDRFGDADAGQVRPLLAETSGRPVTFGWGPRFLHSTGQYHKGGPQVGSYLQITGAVAEDLPVPGKPYTFGVLQAAQAAGDRQALAGRERPVLRLHLTDRAAGLRQLLDTLRELRS; encoded by the coding sequence GTGACCCAGGACCTGGGGAGCGCGGAGGCGGCGGCCGGACTCACGGTCCACGGCGCGGAGGCGATCGACGCCTCCGCGCCCGGCTCCACCCGTGCCGCCCTGATCGCCGACGACGCCCCGCGCCGACTGGCGGCCAAGGACGCCACCCTGTGGGGGCCGGACGCGCAGGCCGAGGCGACCAAGCGGCTCGGCTGGGTGGACACCCACCAGCGCAGCCGTGAACTCCTCCCCCAGCTCGCCGAACTCAAGGCCGAACTGGCCGACCTCGACCACGTCGTCCTGGCCGGCATGGGCGGCTCGTCGCTCGCCCCCGAGGTGATCGCCCGCACCCTCGGGCGGCCGCTGACCGTACTCGACACCACCGACCCGGGCCAGGTCCGGGCCGCGCTCGGCGACCGGCTGCTGACCACCGTCGTCGTGGTGGCCAGCAAGTCCGGCTCCACCGTGGAGACCGACAGCCACCGGCGGGCGTACTGGCAGGCGTTCCTGGACGCCGGCCTGACCGAGGCCGAGGCCGGGCGACACTTCGTCATCGTCACCGACCCCGGCTCGCCGCTGGCCGACACCGCCGCCCAGATGGGCGCCTTCGTCGTACTCGCCGACCCCAACGTCGGCGGCCGGTACTCCGCGCTGACCGCGTTCGGGCTGGTCCCGTCCGCACTGGCCGGGGTCGAGGTGGTCGAACTGCTCGACCAGGCCGAGGAACTCGCCGGGTCGCTCGCCGGGGACAAGGACAACCCCGGCCTCGCGCTCGGCGCCGCGCTCGGCACCGCCGCCACCGGCGGCCGGGACAAGGTCTCGCTGATCTCGGACGGCACCGGCATCGAAGGGCTCGGCGACTGGGCCGAACAGCTCATCGCCGAGTCGACCGGCAAGGGCGGCGTGGGCATCCTGCCGGTGGTGGTCGAGTCGCCACAGGCGGCCGGCGCCACCGGGGCGGACGTACTCACCGTCACCTACGGCGGGGCGCTGGCCCCGGGCGCCTCGCCCGGCGCCGGGATCAACCCCCAGTTGGCCGTCAACGGCCCGCTCGGGGCCCATTTCCTGGCCTGGGAGTACGCCACCGCCCTGGCCGGGGTGGTGCTCGGCATCGACCCGTTCGACCAGCCGAACGTCACCGAGTCCAAGGAGAACACCAACCGGCTCCTGGCCGCCGGACTGCCGGACGAGGCACCGTCGTTCACCACCGGCGCGATCGAGGTGTACGCACCCGCCGGCACCCCGGGCGACCTGCCCGGTGTGCTGCGCGGACTGCTCGACGGGCTCGGTCCGGACGGCTACCTGGCCGTGATGGCGTACCTCGACCGGTTCGGTGACGCCGACGCCGGTCAGGTCCGGCCGCTGCTCGCCGAGACGAGCGGTCGCCCGGTGACCTTCGGTTGGGGACCCCGGTTCCTGCACTCCACCGGCCAGTACCACAAGGGTGGTCCGCAGGTCGGTTCGTACCTGCAAATCACCGGCGCGGTGGCCGAGGACCTGCCGGTGCCGGGCAAGCCGTACACCTTCGGTGTGCTCCAGGCGGCCCAGGCCGCCGGCGACCGGCAGGCCCTGGCCGGCCGGGAGCGGCCGGTGCTGCGCCTGCACCTGACCGACCGGGCGGCGGGCCTGCGCCAGCTCCTCGACACGCTCCGAGAGCTGCGGAGCTGA
- the tkt gene encoding transketolase, which translates to MAAKRPAQSPLNWTDLDRRAVDTVRVLAMDAVEKAGNGHPGTAMSLAPAAYLIFNRLLKHDPTDAAWPGRDRFVLSAGHSSLTLYIQLYLSGYGLGLDDLKSLRQWGSLTPAHPEHGHTVGVETTTGPLGQGIGNAVGMAMAARRERGLLDPDAEPGQSVFDHHIWCIASDGDIEEGISHEASSLAAHQKLGNLVLIYDDNEISIEDDTRIAKSEDVTARYAAYGWHVQTVDWRAGDADQGDYHEDVEALYAALTAARENTDRPSFISLRTIIGWPAPNKQNTGKIHGSALGADEVAATKKILGFDPAQTFAVADEVLAHARGTVERGQAEHAQWNTAYDAWAKANPERKALHDRLSGRTLPAGWTDALPTWPADAKGVATRAASGKVLEALAPVLPELWGGSADLAESNNTTMKGEPSFIPAEYATKDFPGHEYGRTLHFGIREHAMGAILNGIALHGGTRPYGGTFLVFSDYMRPSVRLAALMKLPVAYVWTHDSIGLGEDGPTHQPVEHLTSLRAIPGLDVIRPADANETAWAWRQALTNTDRPAALALSRQPLPTFDRATLGSAEGVAKGGYILAEASTAQPDVILIGTGSEVQLCLTARERLEAAGTPTRVVSMPCQEWFEEQDSAYRESVLPRAVRARVSVEAGIGMSWRHLVGDLGESVSLEHYGASAPHTVLFEQFGFTPDHIVAAAHASLAKVGEITGSTTGN; encoded by the coding sequence GTGGCTGCCAAACGACCCGCGCAATCTCCGCTGAACTGGACCGACCTCGATCGTCGGGCCGTCGATACCGTTCGTGTGCTGGCCATGGATGCCGTGGAGAAAGCCGGCAACGGCCACCCCGGCACGGCGATGAGCCTCGCGCCCGCCGCGTACCTGATTTTCAACCGGCTGCTCAAGCACGACCCCACCGACGCCGCGTGGCCGGGTCGCGACCGATTCGTGCTCTCCGCCGGGCACTCCAGCCTCACCCTCTACATCCAGCTCTACCTCAGCGGTTACGGGCTCGGCCTGGACGACCTGAAGTCGCTGCGCCAGTGGGGTTCGCTCACCCCGGCCCACCCCGAGCACGGTCACACCGTCGGCGTCGAGACCACCACCGGCCCGCTCGGCCAGGGGATCGGCAACGCGGTCGGGATGGCGATGGCAGCTCGCCGCGAACGCGGCCTGCTCGACCCCGACGCCGAGCCCGGTCAGTCCGTCTTCGACCACCACATCTGGTGCATCGCCTCCGACGGCGACATCGAAGAGGGCATCAGCCACGAGGCGAGTTCGCTGGCCGCGCACCAGAAGCTCGGCAACCTCGTACTGATCTACGACGACAACGAGATCTCCATCGAGGACGACACCCGGATCGCCAAGAGCGAGGACGTCACCGCCCGCTACGCCGCCTACGGCTGGCACGTACAGACCGTCGACTGGCGGGCCGGCGACGCCGACCAGGGCGACTACCACGAGGACGTGGAGGCGCTGTACGCCGCGCTGACCGCCGCCCGGGAGAACACCGACCGGCCCTCGTTCATCTCGCTGCGCACCATCATCGGCTGGCCCGCGCCGAACAAGCAGAACACCGGCAAGATCCACGGTTCCGCGCTCGGCGCCGACGAGGTCGCCGCCACCAAGAAGATCCTCGGCTTCGACCCGGCGCAGACCTTCGCCGTCGCCGACGAGGTGCTCGCCCACGCCCGGGGCACCGTCGAACGCGGCCAGGCCGAGCACGCGCAGTGGAACACCGCGTACGACGCGTGGGCGAAGGCCAACCCGGAGCGCAAGGCGCTGCACGACCGGCTGTCCGGGCGTACGCTGCCCGCCGGCTGGACCGACGCGTTGCCGACCTGGCCGGCGGACGCCAAGGGGGTCGCCACCCGGGCCGCCTCGGGCAAGGTGCTGGAGGCGCTCGCCCCGGTGCTGCCCGAACTCTGGGGCGGCTCGGCCGACCTGGCCGAGAGCAACAACACCACGATGAAGGGCGAGCCGTCGTTCATCCCGGCCGAGTACGCGACCAAGGACTTCCCCGGTCACGAGTACGGCCGCACGCTGCACTTCGGCATCCGTGAGCACGCCATGGGCGCCATCCTCAACGGCATCGCGCTGCACGGCGGCACCCGCCCCTACGGCGGCACGTTCCTCGTCTTCAGCGACTACATGCGCCCCTCGGTGCGGCTCGCCGCGCTGATGAAGCTGCCGGTCGCCTACGTCTGGACGCACGACTCGATCGGCCTCGGCGAGGACGGCCCGACCCACCAGCCGGTCGAGCACCTCACCTCGCTGCGCGCCATCCCCGGCCTCGACGTGATCCGGCCAGCCGACGCCAACGAGACCGCCTGGGCCTGGCGGCAGGCGCTCACCAACACCGACCGGCCGGCCGCGCTGGCACTGAGCCGGCAGCCGCTGCCGACGTTCGACCGGGCGACGCTCGGCTCCGCCGAGGGCGTGGCCAAGGGCGGCTACATCCTGGCCGAGGCGTCCACCGCGCAGCCCGACGTGATCCTCATCGGCACCGGCTCCGAGGTGCAGCTCTGCCTCACCGCACGGGAGCGGCTGGAGGCCGCCGGCACCCCGACCCGGGTCGTCTCGATGCCGTGCCAGGAGTGGTTCGAGGAGCAGGACTCGGCGTACCGCGAGTCGGTGCTGCCGCGCGCCGTCCGGGCGAGGGTCAGCGTCGAGGCCGGCATCGGCATGTCCTGGCGTCACCTGGTCGGTGACCTGGGCGAGAGCGTGAGCCTGGAACACTACGGTGCGAGCGCCCCGCACACGGTCCTGTTCGAGCAGTTCGGCTTCACTCCCGACCACATCGTCGCCGCCGCCCACGCGTCGCTGGCGAAGGTCGGCGAGATCACTGGTTCGACCACCGGTAACTGA
- a CDS encoding glucose-6-phosphate dehydrogenase assembly protein OpcA, whose amino-acid sequence MIGLWDTTGNEVVKALAAERRSAGGVASGMALTLIVVVDEKRVREAEAAATIAAAAHPCRLLVVVRSDVEREQSRLDAEIVVGGRLGPCEAVVMRMYGRLALHAESVVMPLLVPDVPVVTWWHSEPPSQIANDFLGVVADRRITDAAQAINPIDALRQRARDYAPGDTDLAWTRITPWRTLVAGAFDTTAARVTEATVVAPSTDPTAALMIGWLTARLGIEPRWQDTNDYARMRSVELDCANGDRLVLTRENNTAIFERTGQADRHLPLTRRPLGDELAEELRRLDADQIYAQALSASTGLTGLDDRPGQRVHIWNDPTAARRAAVPAGAPGSTPVAAPAGSGGPAQ is encoded by the coding sequence TTGATCGGCCTATGGGACACCACCGGTAACGAGGTGGTCAAGGCGTTGGCCGCCGAGCGGCGCAGTGCCGGCGGCGTGGCCAGCGGCATGGCGCTCACGTTGATCGTGGTGGTGGACGAGAAGCGGGTCCGGGAGGCCGAGGCGGCGGCCACCATCGCCGCCGCCGCCCACCCGTGCCGGCTGCTGGTCGTGGTCCGCTCGGACGTCGAGCGGGAGCAGAGCCGGCTGGACGCGGAGATCGTCGTGGGCGGCCGACTCGGGCCGTGCGAGGCCGTGGTGATGCGGATGTACGGCCGGCTGGCGCTGCACGCCGAGTCGGTGGTGATGCCGCTGCTGGTGCCGGACGTACCGGTGGTCACCTGGTGGCACAGCGAGCCGCCGTCGCAGATCGCGAACGATTTCCTCGGCGTGGTCGCCGACCGGCGGATCACCGACGCCGCCCAGGCGATCAACCCGATCGACGCCCTGCGCCAGCGGGCCCGGGACTACGCCCCCGGCGACACCGACCTGGCCTGGACCCGGATCACCCCGTGGCGCACCCTGGTCGCCGGTGCGTTCGACACCACCGCGGCCCGGGTCACCGAGGCCACCGTGGTGGCACCGAGCACCGACCCGACCGCGGCCCTCATGATCGGCTGGCTGACTGCCCGGCTCGGGATCGAGCCGCGGTGGCAGGACACCAACGACTACGCCCGGATGCGCTCGGTGGAGCTCGACTGCGCCAACGGCGACCGGCTGGTGCTCACCCGGGAGAACAACACCGCGATCTTCGAACGGACCGGGCAGGCCGACCGGCACCTCCCGCTGACCCGTCGCCCGCTCGGTGACGAGCTGGCCGAGGAGTTGCGGCGGCTCGACGCGGACCAGATCTACGCCCAGGCGCTGAGCGCGTCCACGGGCCTCACCGGCCTGGACGACCGGCCGGGCCAGCGGGTGCACATCTGGAACGACCCGACCGCCGCGCGGCGTGCGGCCGTACCGGCCGGTGCGCCGGGCAGCACCCCGGTGGCGGCACCGGCCGGATCCGGTGGGCCGGCACAGTGA
- the tal gene encoding transaldolase: MTDRLGELSAAGVAVWLDDLSRVRLSSGGLDQLRREKHMVGVTTNPTIFAKALSDADEYNWQLRDLAVRGVSVEEAVRMLTTYDVRWATDVMRPAYDSSAGVDGRVSIEVDPRLAYETEKTVAEAKSLWWLVDRPNLYIKIPATEAGLPAITATLAEGISVNVTLIFGLDRYSQVMDAFLAGLEQAKANGHDLTKIGSVASFFVSRVDAEVDKRLEKIGSAEAKGLKGKAAVANAQLAYERYTEVFSSDRWQTLADAGAHPQRPLWASTSTKNPDYRDVIYVEELVAPGTVNTMPEAVIHAYADHGETRGDTITGAYDAARKVLGDLISVGVDFDDVINTLEREGVEKFETSWEELLDGVRKSLEAAASGVGHPNQAAQGSADAAQQAGGNA, translated from the coding sequence ATGACGGACAGGTTGGGTGAGCTCAGCGCGGCGGGCGTCGCGGTCTGGCTCGATGATCTTTCAAGGGTGCGGCTCAGCTCCGGCGGGCTGGACCAGTTGCGCCGCGAGAAGCACATGGTCGGGGTCACCACGAACCCGACGATCTTCGCCAAGGCGCTCAGCGACGCCGACGAGTACAACTGGCAGTTGCGTGACCTGGCCGTCCGCGGGGTGTCCGTGGAAGAGGCCGTACGCATGCTGACCACGTACGACGTCCGCTGGGCGACCGACGTGATGCGTCCGGCGTACGACAGCTCGGCCGGGGTGGACGGGCGGGTGTCGATCGAGGTCGACCCGCGGCTCGCGTACGAGACCGAGAAGACCGTCGCCGAGGCCAAGTCGCTGTGGTGGCTGGTCGACCGACCGAACCTCTACATCAAGATCCCGGCGACCGAGGCCGGCCTGCCGGCGATCACCGCGACCCTGGCCGAGGGGATCAGCGTCAACGTCACGCTGATCTTCGGGCTGGACCGCTACTCGCAGGTGATGGACGCCTTCCTCGCCGGCCTGGAGCAGGCCAAGGCGAACGGACACGACCTGACCAAGATCGGTTCGGTCGCCTCGTTCTTCGTCTCCCGCGTCGACGCCGAGGTCGACAAGAGGCTGGAGAAGATCGGCTCGGCCGAGGCGAAGGGACTCAAGGGCAAGGCCGCGGTCGCCAACGCCCAGCTCGCCTACGAGCGCTACACCGAGGTCTTCTCCTCGGACCGCTGGCAGACCCTCGCCGACGCCGGCGCGCACCCGCAGCGCCCGCTCTGGGCCTCCACCTCCACCAAGAACCCGGACTACCGCGACGTCATCTACGTCGAGGAGCTGGTCGCTCCCGGTACGGTCAACACCATGCCGGAAGCGGTCATCCACGCGTACGCCGACCACGGCGAGACCCGGGGCGACACCATCACCGGCGCGTACGACGCGGCCCGCAAGGTTCTCGGCGACCTGATCTCGGTCGGCGTCGACTTCGACGACGTGATCAACACGCTGGAGCGCGAGGGCGTGGAGAAGTTCGAGACGAGCTGGGAGGAACTGCTCGACGGCGTACGCAAGTCGCTCGAAGCGGCGGCCTCCGGTGTCGGTCACCCCAACCAGGCGGCCCAGGGCAGCGCCGACGCCGCCCAGCAAGCGGGAGGCAACGCGTGA
- the tpiA gene encoding triose-phosphate isomerase, whose protein sequence is MATSVRRPLMAGNWKMNLNHFEANKLVQDLAFRLNVQQLTDVEAVVLPPFTDLRSVQTAIEGDKLLLGYGAQDLSPYPPGAYTGDISGPMLSKLGCQYVVVGHSERRAYHHEDDALVNAKVVAALGSEITPILCIGEGLDVREESRHVTHCCEQLDAALSGLTPEQVAQVVVAYEPVWAIGTGKTATPENAQEVCGAVRQRISETFGQATADQVRVLYGGSVKSSNIAAIMAQPDVDGALVGGASLDAEEFAKICRFPEHINV, encoded by the coding sequence ATGGCAACGTCGGTACGTCGGCCCCTGATGGCCGGCAACTGGAAGATGAACCTGAACCACTTCGAGGCCAACAAGCTGGTCCAGGACCTGGCGTTCCGGTTGAACGTCCAGCAGCTCACCGACGTCGAAGCGGTGGTCCTGCCGCCGTTCACCGACCTGCGCAGCGTGCAGACGGCGATCGAGGGCGACAAGCTGCTGCTCGGCTACGGCGCGCAGGACCTGTCGCCGTACCCGCCGGGGGCGTACACCGGGGACATCTCCGGGCCGATGCTGAGCAAGCTCGGCTGCCAGTACGTGGTGGTCGGGCACTCCGAGCGGCGGGCCTACCACCACGAGGACGACGCCCTGGTCAACGCCAAGGTGGTGGCCGCGCTGGGCAGTGAGATCACGCCGATCCTGTGCATCGGCGAGGGCCTGGACGTCCGCGAGGAGTCCCGGCACGTGACGCACTGCTGCGAGCAGCTCGACGCCGCCCTGTCCGGGCTCACCCCGGAGCAGGTGGCGCAGGTGGTGGTCGCGTACGAGCCGGTCTGGGCGATCGGCACCGGCAAGACGGCGACCCCGGAGAACGCCCAGGAGGTCTGTGGCGCGGTGCGTCAGCGGATCTCCGAGACGTTCGGCCAGGCCACCGCGGACCAGGTACGGGTCCTCTACGGCGGTTCGGTGAAGTCGTCCAACATCGCGGCTATCATGGCCCAGCCGGACGTGGACGGTGCCCTGGTCGGTGGGGCGAGCCTGGACGCCGAGGAGTTCGCTAAAATCTGCCGGTTCCCGGAGCACATCAACGTATAG
- the secG gene encoding preprotein translocase subunit SecG: MLPIQFAYTLIVLLVITSVLLTMLILLHRGKGGGLSSMFGGGVSSSLAGSSVAEKNLDRYTVLVGVVWFACIVGLGLWLKLAMTS; encoded by the coding sequence ATGCTTCCGATCCAGTTCGCATACACGTTGATCGTGTTGCTGGTCATCACGAGCGTGCTGCTCACCATGCTGATCCTGCTGCACCGCGGCAAGGGCGGCGGGTTGTCGAGCATGTTCGGCGGCGGGGTGAGCTCCAGCCTGGCCGGCTCGTCGGTGGCGGAGAAGAACCTCGACCGTTATACGGTTCTGGTGGGCGTTGTCTGGTTTGCCTGCATTGTCGGCTTGGGCCTCTGGCTCAAGCTCGCGATGACCAGCTGA